The Armatimonas rosea genome includes a window with the following:
- a CDS encoding GDP-mannose 4,6-dehydratase — protein MRILITGATGFVGGYLAAELAAHYPQAQLFGTTYGQTSGALLPDNMPLLEADLREPAKIRQALEQSDPDFIFHLAGFASGAGTDAAVIRAANVDATKLLVEAVAERGKPCRLHLASTGYVYGTTEPGKPAREDDTLRPEGPYAQSKAEMETEIAPLASGSLSITVTRAFNHTGPRQTPVFVAPGFARQLARIERGLDTPVVRVGNLEAKRDFLDVRDVVRAYRLLLCELEPAPWRVVNVASGDAVAIQTILDTLLGFAKVDVSVELDPARLRPSDMPQCIGSSALLSSLTGWRTTHSLTDTLLETLTWWRSTGVDIW, from the coding sequence ATGCGTATTCTCATTACCGGTGCAACCGGGTTTGTCGGGGGGTATCTGGCGGCGGAGCTGGCGGCACACTACCCGCAGGCACAGCTCTTTGGCACGACCTACGGGCAGACCTCCGGGGCGCTGCTCCCGGACAACATGCCGCTCTTGGAGGCCGACCTGCGCGAACCTGCCAAGATTCGCCAGGCGCTAGAGCAAAGCGATCCCGATTTCATCTTTCATCTGGCGGGCTTTGCGTCGGGGGCGGGCACGGATGCGGCGGTGATTCGTGCCGCCAATGTCGATGCCACCAAGCTACTGGTCGAGGCCGTGGCGGAGCGGGGCAAGCCCTGCCGCCTGCACCTCGCCAGCACGGGCTATGTCTACGGCACCACAGAGCCTGGCAAGCCCGCCCGCGAGGACGACACGCTCCGCCCAGAGGGTCCGTATGCCCAGTCCAAGGCCGAGATGGAGACCGAGATCGCGCCGCTTGCCTCGGGGAGCCTCTCCATCACGGTGACCCGTGCCTTCAACCACACCGGGCCGCGCCAGACCCCCGTGTTTGTCGCCCCCGGCTTTGCGCGGCAGCTCGCGCGGATCGAGCGTGGGCTGGATACGCCCGTAGTGCGTGTCGGCAACCTAGAGGCCAAGCGGGACTTCCTCGATGTGCGCGATGTTGTCCGGGCCTATCGTCTCCTGCTCTGTGAGCTAGAGCCCGCCCCGTGGCGCGTTGTCAATGTGGCCAGCGGAGACGCGGTCGCGATCCAGACGATTTTGGACACGCTGCTTGGCTTTGCAAAAGTCGATGTCTCCGTTGAGCTCGATCCCGCGCGCCTGCGGCCGTCGGACATGCCCCAGTGCATTGGCTCGTCGGCGCTGCTTTCTTCGCTCACGGGCTGGAGAACGACCCACTCCCTTACCGATACTCTGTTGGAGACCCTCACATGGTGGCGCTCCACAGGAGTCGATATCTGGTGA
- the gmd gene encoding GDP-mannose 4,6-dehydratase, producing MSKRALITGITGQDGSYLTELLLSKGYEVFGVVRRSSTESYERIEHLRDRIQLIQADLLDQYSLIKALETAQPDEVYNLAAQSFVPTSWSQAVLTGEFTALGVTKVLEAVRAVDPKIRFYQASSSEMYGKVLEVPQREETPFYPRSPYGVAKVYGHFITVNYRESYNLFAVSGILFNHESPRRGLEFVTRKVTDGVAKIKLGLANELRMGNLDAKRDWGFAGDYVEAMWLMLQQDAPDDYVVATGETHTVQELVEVAFERAGLDWQKYVVIDPRFIRPAEVDLLIGDPAKAKAKLGWTPKTSFKELVHMMVDSDLARLEARK from the coding sequence TTGAGCAAGCGTGCACTAATCACCGGCATCACGGGCCAGGATGGGTCCTACCTAACCGAGCTACTACTGTCCAAGGGCTACGAGGTCTTCGGCGTCGTCCGGCGCTCCAGCACCGAGAGCTACGAGCGTATCGAGCACCTGCGCGACCGCATCCAGCTGATCCAGGCGGACCTGCTGGACCAGTACTCCCTGATCAAGGCGCTTGAGACCGCCCAGCCCGATGAGGTCTACAACCTCGCGGCGCAGAGCTTTGTCCCGACTTCTTGGTCCCAAGCCGTCCTGACCGGCGAGTTTACCGCGCTGGGTGTGACTAAGGTTCTAGAGGCCGTGCGTGCGGTCGATCCCAAGATCCGCTTCTACCAGGCGAGCTCGTCGGAGATGTACGGGAAGGTCCTGGAGGTTCCCCAGCGTGAGGAGACGCCGTTCTATCCCCGCAGCCCCTACGGTGTCGCCAAGGTCTACGGGCACTTCATCACGGTCAACTACCGCGAGAGCTACAATCTCTTTGCCGTGAGCGGGATTCTCTTCAACCACGAGTCGCCGCGCCGTGGGCTGGAGTTTGTAACCCGCAAGGTGACCGATGGGGTCGCCAAGATCAAGCTCGGGCTGGCCAATGAGCTGCGCATGGGCAACCTGGATGCCAAGCGCGACTGGGGCTTTGCCGGCGACTATGTCGAGGCGATGTGGCTGATGCTCCAGCAGGACGCGCCGGATGACTACGTGGTCGCTACCGGGGAGACCCACACCGTTCAGGAGCTGGTCGAGGTCGCCTTTGAGCGTGCCGGGCTGGACTGGCAGAAGTATGTCGTGATCGACCCGCGCTTCATCCGCCCTGCGGAGGTGGACCTGCTGATCGGGGACCCGGCCAAGGCCAAGGCCAAGCTGGGCTGGACCCCTAAGACCAGCTTCAAGGAGCTGGTGCACATGATGGTAGACTCCGATCTGGCCCGTCTGGAAGCCCGGAAGTAG
- a CDS encoding ABC transporter permease, translating to MSAPLPFRSPAYRELILGLIGRDVKTRYKQSVLGYAWAMLYPLATALIFSIVGQIIMRSNTGGLPYPVFAYFGVLYWNLFSSALTAATESLVSHLNLITKVYFPREVFPVAAVLSKVVDFGFGLVGLIPLLLLFHVRPGPWILLSIPIAGIIVLLAIGWGMLLACANLYFRDIRHLVGIVLSLWGFLVPNIYPLHQVPRQWQGVYLLNPIAALIEAGRRLAFPQTGWLRAIDPAQGNLGSLWPYVGTALATALVYLVVGFVVFKRNEPRFAEYI from the coding sequence GTGTCTGCGCCTCTTCCCTTCCGCTCGCCTGCCTACCGAGAGCTCATCCTTGGGCTGATCGGGCGGGACGTCAAGACGCGCTACAAACAGTCCGTTCTGGGCTACGCCTGGGCGATGCTCTACCCGCTGGCGACCGCGCTGATCTTTAGCATTGTCGGGCAGATCATCATGCGCTCCAACACCGGTGGGCTCCCCTACCCGGTCTTTGCCTATTTTGGGGTGCTCTACTGGAACTTGTTTTCGTCGGCCCTCACCGCCGCCACCGAGAGTTTGGTGAGCCACCTGAATCTCATTACCAAGGTTTACTTCCCCCGCGAGGTCTTTCCTGTGGCGGCGGTGCTCTCCAAAGTCGTAGATTTTGGGTTTGGGCTGGTGGGGCTGATCCCGTTATTACTACTATTTCATGTGCGTCCAGGGCCTTGGATCCTACTGAGCATCCCCATAGCAGGCATAATAGTGTTATTAGCGATTGGTTGGGGAATGTTGCTGGCCTGTGCGAACCTCTATTTTCGCGACATCAGGCACCTGGTGGGGATAGTCTTGAGCCTTTGGGGATTTCTGGTTCCCAATATCTACCCGCTTCATCAGGTACCGCGCCAGTGGCAGGGCGTCTACCTGCTGAATCCGATCGCGGCGCTTATCGAAGCGGGTCGTCGGCTGGCCTTCCCCCAGACCGGCTGGCTACGTGCAATCGATCCGGCTCAGGGAAACCTGGGCTCGCTGTGGCCCTATGTGGGCACCGCGCTGGCAACAGCGCTGGTCTATCTCGTGGTGGGGTTTGTTGTGTTCAAGCGCAACGAACCCCGTTTTGCAGAGTACATCTAA
- the sigH gene encoding RNA polymerase sporulation sigma factor SigH, translating into MDLPRVSLLRYAELSDREIVTRAQGGEAEAAEYLLYKYRNLVKTKVKSYFLVGAEKDDLLQVGMIGLWQAVVDFRCDKAISFPAFAKVCIQRHIITAIKTATRQKQQPLNTSLSLESPSEDPLADWNLSEVLTGENAMDPEEVVLRCEDTRELRDNLQRLLSDFEWLVLSGYQLGKSYREIADELRCKTKSVDNALARIKRKVACVVVGDADLSELRF; encoded by the coding sequence ATGGATCTACCTCGCGTTAGTTTGCTTCGATACGCCGAACTTTCCGATCGCGAGATTGTCACTCGAGCCCAAGGGGGCGAGGCAGAGGCGGCGGAGTATCTGCTCTACAAGTACCGCAATCTGGTAAAGACAAAAGTAAAGTCCTACTTCCTGGTAGGGGCGGAGAAAGACGATTTATTGCAGGTGGGGATGATTGGGCTCTGGCAAGCGGTCGTGGACTTCCGCTGCGACAAGGCCATCTCTTTTCCTGCCTTCGCAAAGGTGTGTATCCAGCGACACATCATCACCGCAATCAAGACAGCCACACGCCAGAAACAGCAGCCGCTCAACACCTCCCTCTCTCTGGAGAGTCCTTCGGAAGACCCCCTCGCGGACTGGAACCTCTCCGAGGTCCTGACCGGGGAGAACGCCATGGACCCCGAAGAGGTCGTCCTGCGCTGCGAAGACACGCGTGAGCTCCGGGACAACCTCCAGCGCCTGCTCTCCGACTTCGAGTGGCTGGTTCTCTCGGGCTACCAGCTGGGCAAGTCCTACCGCGAGATCGCCGACGAGCTCCGCTGCAAGACCAAGTCGGTCGACAATGCACTGGCGCGCATCAAGCGGAAGGTCGCCTGTGTGGTCGTGGGGGATGCCGATCTCTCTGAGCTGCGCTTCTAA
- a CDS encoding tetratricopeptide repeat protein: MSWQVPQKTAEPRMASLERIRQGDKSLREGRLDQALTHYFYAKEADPGSLMAHWCLGVTLSAQRRASLAIKEYREATRIAEDDLITALLLQGALQENEEPGAAQQVYLDSVRRFSLKGKPGLDASGSIQRLQEALQKLPESPILTLLLGDAYQVSLRFEDAGRAYRRASALAPSWPKPQINLGLSYLAQGKASQAVEALDNALKFEPANPRALLALGDAQLQAGNNAGALKVYNKLTNIDSVAVPAATGVARASMALGQASVAVSSLKSARQRAPRDPAPAAALGDIQMKTGNYAEATESYASALKLSEEGGLFSARSSLQRALAEAQLAAKRPGDAQQTLQKALVADPENEALWRRLLAKSLIEQNDRPNAEQELKRALLNERVLYPKDTLELIAAEGWTEKFIASFRADLQGARTGVRSTSAGQAGVVISSMPISKEGEIVALSGLAHLLRFTSSVREEVSMRRELVRLRGSGADYFLLAQAQERLGEYPDARASYGQAVRKGDLPRAIQDLSLDRVRKLANLPRGQDGP, encoded by the coding sequence ATGAGCTGGCAGGTTCCTCAAAAAACAGCGGAGCCACGCATGGCGAGCCTTGAGCGCATCCGGCAGGGAGACAAGAGCCTGCGGGAGGGGCGGCTAGACCAGGCACTCACCCACTACTTCTACGCCAAGGAGGCCGATCCGGGCTCGCTCATGGCCCACTGGTGCCTGGGAGTGACCCTCTCCGCGCAGCGCAGAGCAAGCCTGGCGATCAAGGAGTACCGCGAGGCCACCCGTATCGCGGAGGACGACCTGATCACGGCGCTTCTGCTCCAAGGGGCGCTCCAAGAGAACGAGGAGCCCGGCGCGGCGCAGCAAGTCTATCTGGATAGTGTCCGGCGCTTCTCGCTAAAGGGCAAGCCTGGGCTCGATGCGTCCGGCTCGATCCAGCGACTTCAGGAGGCGCTCCAGAAGCTCCCCGAGTCGCCGATCCTCACTCTTCTGCTCGGCGATGCCTACCAGGTTAGCCTTCGTTTTGAAGATGCGGGTCGCGCCTACCGCCGCGCCTCGGCACTGGCTCCCAGCTGGCCCAAGCCCCAGATCAACTTAGGGCTCTCCTACCTGGCACAAGGCAAGGCGAGTCAGGCGGTCGAGGCACTGGACAACGCTCTCAAGTTCGAGCCCGCCAATCCCCGGGCCCTGCTCGCCCTGGGGGATGCGCAGCTCCAGGCAGGAAACAATGCGGGAGCACTCAAGGTCTACAACAAGCTCACCAACATCGACTCGGTCGCGGTTCCTGCAGCCACCGGAGTCGCACGGGCGAGCATGGCGCTTGGGCAGGCGAGCGTGGCCGTGAGTAGCCTGAAGAGCGCCCGTCAGCGTGCCCCGCGCGACCCCGCCCCCGCTGCAGCGCTCGGCGATATTCAGATGAAGACCGGTAACTACGCGGAAGCAACCGAGTCGTATGCCTCGGCCCTCAAGCTCTCCGAGGAAGGCGGCCTCTTCTCGGCACGCTCCAGCCTACAGCGCGCACTCGCCGAGGCACAGCTCGCCGCCAAGCGTCCCGGAGATGCACAGCAGACCCTCCAAAAAGCCCTCGTCGCCGACCCCGAGAACGAGGCGCTCTGGCGGCGGCTCCTCGCCAAGAGCCTGATCGAGCAGAACGACCGGCCCAATGCGGAGCAGGAGCTCAAGCGCGCCCTGCTCAACGAGCGCGTGCTCTACCCCAAAGACACCCTTGAGCTGATCGCCGCAGAGGGCTGGACGGAGAAGTTTATCGCCAGCTTCCGCGCCGACCTCCAAGGTGCCCGTACCGGCGTTCGCAGCACCAGTGCGGGGCAAGCGGGAGTCGTGATTAGCTCCATGCCGATCTCGAAAGAGGGAGAGATTGTCGCTCTCTCCGGGCTGGCGCACCTGCTACGCTTCACGAGCAGTGTCCGTGAAGAGGTCAGTATGCGGCGTGAGCTGGTGCGGCTACGTGGCTCGGGCGCGGACTACTTCTTGCTCGCCCAGGCGCAGGAGCGGCTCGGCGAGTACCCCGATGCACGGGCGAGCTATGGGCAGGCTGTGAGAAAGGGCGATCTCCCCCGCGCGATCCAGGACCTCTCTCTGGACCGAGTGCGCAAGCTGGCCAACCTCCCTCGGGGACAGGACGGCCCGTAA
- a CDS encoding tetratricopeptide repeat protein — MADDVATRFQEAIQYRINGNYDAAVPLFKSVIAEQPNNADAYHELGLVFSFLVTDDCLPTLEYACKLAPHNLVYIMSYGKALAMFGEFERAKQMFQWVLKADPFNDDAQTQLDFLKDF, encoded by the coding sequence ATGGCGGATGACGTGGCAACACGGTTTCAAGAGGCAATTCAGTATCGAATCAACGGCAACTACGATGCCGCGGTACCCCTCTTTAAGTCCGTGATCGCGGAACAGCCGAATAACGCAGATGCCTACCACGAGCTCGGGCTGGTCTTTAGTTTTCTGGTTACCGATGATTGTTTGCCGACGCTGGAGTACGCGTGTAAGCTGGCTCCCCACAATCTGGTCTATATCATGAGCTACGGCAAGGCACTGGCCATGTTTGGTGAGTTTGAGCGGGCAAAACAGATGTTTCAGTGGGTACTCAAGGCAGATCCGTTCAACGATGATGCCCAGACCCAGCTTGATTTCCTAAAAGACTTCTAG
- a CDS encoding anti-sigma factor family protein: protein MGISCLLYRNKLAALTSNALPEALAARVERHLRVCPDCLSEWAAQQRMAAALRQATPTAMLPSPNLWERLEAAIEAETAPPAPARFTPRRLAPLGGLALAGAAAAALFIARPQVRVMAPAASALPSLAPQVALAPKPSPSPAPKVSSALELAQQSERLVATNKPAKDPFASKQPDDTAPDLGAEVVRRVRLSRPQPRTLKALPLPEPNLPSRAQKNAVALLEVGMHRVVEESQTEELNRLVAEAERHEPGASQRASCPATDATVNAQHTQGSLFQ from the coding sequence ATGGGCATCTCTTGCCTTCTCTATCGAAATAAGCTGGCGGCACTCACCTCGAATGCCCTGCCAGAGGCGCTCGCCGCTCGTGTGGAGCGGCACCTGCGTGTCTGCCCGGACTGCCTGAGTGAGTGGGCAGCGCAGCAGCGCATGGCCGCCGCGCTCCGTCAGGCCACTCCCACTGCCATGCTCCCCTCTCCCAACCTCTGGGAGCGGCTTGAGGCAGCGATCGAGGCGGAGACAGCACCCCCTGCCCCGGCACGCTTCACACCGCGACGGCTCGCGCCTCTGGGAGGGCTGGCCCTTGCTGGTGCCGCCGCTGCCGCACTCTTTATCGCACGTCCTCAAGTACGCGTCATGGCCCCCGCGGCGAGCGCCCTTCCAAGTCTTGCCCCTCAGGTTGCGCTCGCTCCCAAGCCCTCGCCGTCGCCTGCTCCCAAGGTCTCCTCGGCGCTGGAGCTGGCGCAGCAGTCGGAACGGCTTGTGGCGACCAACAAACCCGCCAAGGATCCCTTTGCGAGTAAGCAACCTGACGATACTGCCCCGGACTTGGGTGCGGAGGTGGTGCGCCGCGTGCGCCTGAGCCGCCCGCAACCACGGACACTCAAGGCCCTTCCCCTCCCGGAGCCCAACCTTCCGTCGCGCGCCCAGAAGAACGCGGTCGCGCTCCTTGAAGTAGGAATGCACCGCGTGGTCGAGGAGAGCCAGACCGAGGAGCTCAATCGCCTGGTCGCGGAGGCCGAGCGCCACGAGCCCGGGGCATCTCAGCGCGCTAGCTGCCCTGCCACGGACGCAACGGTCAACGCCCAGCACACACAGGGGAGCCTCTTCCAATGA
- a CDS encoding ABC transporter permease, with the protein MTETKPLILVRPPQGLAALNLHELTQYGELVRTFAQREILLRYRQTALGVIWVVLQPLLTAGIASFVFGKVAGFAQGDPAFFLRAFSGQIAWTVFGLSIFKISTCLVGNSAMLSKVFFPRLTLPVASTVAAQVDTLVALGAFLLLMPFFHVMPTLAILTLPLWFAALATMALGVGMMMAALMVSYRDVQFVLPVWLNSLMVFSPVQWPLAKMAGKLGALGALYLLFNPAAILIEGFRWSLMGGSLGIAAWQVGYAAVSSVVILLGGLLIFRMQERRFADVI; encoded by the coding sequence GTGACCGAGACAAAGCCGCTGATTCTGGTTCGCCCGCCTCAAGGGCTGGCGGCACTAAACCTTCACGAACTAACCCAGTACGGAGAGCTGGTACGCACCTTTGCGCAGCGGGAGATCCTCCTGCGCTACCGCCAGACCGCCCTCGGGGTGATCTGGGTCGTGCTCCAGCCGCTCCTTACCGCCGGAATCGCGAGCTTTGTCTTTGGAAAGGTGGCAGGCTTCGCCCAGGGGGACCCCGCGTTCTTTCTGCGTGCCTTCTCCGGGCAGATCGCCTGGACGGTCTTTGGGCTCTCGATCTTTAAGATCAGCACCTGCCTGGTCGGCAATAGTGCGATGCTCTCCAAGGTGTTCTTCCCCCGCCTGACCCTCCCGGTTGCCTCGACTGTCGCGGCGCAGGTGGATACGCTGGTGGCGCTGGGGGCGTTCCTGCTGCTGATGCCGTTTTTCCACGTGATGCCGACCCTGGCGATTCTCACGCTGCCGCTCTGGTTTGCCGCACTTGCCACGATGGCGCTGGGGGTCGGGATGATGATGGCGGCCCTGATGGTCTCCTACCGCGATGTGCAGTTTGTCCTCCCGGTCTGGCTGAACTCCCTGATGGTCTTCTCCCCGGTGCAGTGGCCGCTGGCGAAGATGGCGGGAAAGCTCGGGGCACTAGGCGCGCTCTACCTGCTCTTCAACCCCGCCGCCATCCTGATCGAGGGCTTTCGCTGGTCGCTGATGGGCGGGAGCCTGGGGATCGCGGCGTGGCAGGTGGGCTACGCGGCGGTCTCCAGTGTGGTGATCCTCCTGGGCGGCCTGCTGATCTTCCGCATGCAGGAGCGGAGGTTCGCCGATGTCATCTAG
- a CDS encoding aminotransferase class V-fold PLP-dependent enzyme: protein MNIDQIRAGMPALTEILQVNSGTKGICAAPVVEALLENTRRVEVGGYLGYCEIQQKAATARARLAGVFGCDDSELAFTGNATVSLNVALALPWEHWGAGGPVDVLISDHEYPTTNMVFGYLEKIGKARLIRFVLSEDFETMQESLEAQVTAGTKLLVGSHVCCNTGLRTDAKALSDWARARGIVSYIDGAQAAGQFPINLHALGCDLYITNGHKWLFGPNGVGLLYVRAGFEDELTPTMVGMGTMDFSNHGSWAPGAQRFDLAATRPAQVLATMHAALDWLEGLGFENLWARQKALTDHVKGRILEMPERFTLLTPLEFEKSSALTSIQIAGKTGEQIGAFAGKMLEEKRAFLRPVPEFDALRLSMAYYNTEEDFERAFAMLAEL, encoded by the coding sequence ATGAATATCGATCAGATTCGTGCGGGGATGCCCGCGCTCACGGAGATCCTTCAGGTCAACTCGGGGACCAAGGGTATCTGCGCGGCCCCCGTGGTGGAGGCGCTGCTGGAGAACACCCGGCGGGTGGAGGTGGGCGGCTACCTGGGGTACTGCGAGATTCAGCAGAAGGCAGCGACCGCGCGGGCACGGCTGGCGGGGGTCTTCGGCTGCGACGATAGCGAGCTGGCGTTTACGGGAAATGCGACGGTCAGTCTCAATGTTGCCCTCGCCCTGCCCTGGGAGCACTGGGGGGCAGGCGGCCCGGTCGATGTCCTCATCTCCGACCACGAGTACCCCACCACCAACATGGTCTTTGGCTACCTGGAGAAGATCGGCAAGGCGCGGCTGATCCGCTTTGTCCTCTCCGAAGATTTTGAGACCATGCAGGAGTCGCTGGAGGCGCAGGTCACGGCAGGTACCAAGCTCCTGGTGGGCTCGCATGTCTGCTGCAACACCGGCCTCCGCACCGATGCCAAGGCCCTCTCGGACTGGGCGCGGGCGCGGGGGATCGTGAGCTACATCGACGGTGCCCAAGCCGCGGGGCAGTTCCCCATCAACCTCCACGCGCTCGGCTGCGATCTCTACATCACCAATGGGCACAAGTGGCTCTTTGGCCCCAATGGGGTCGGGCTGCTCTATGTGCGGGCGGGCTTTGAGGACGAGCTCACCCCGACGATGGTCGGGATGGGGACGATGGACTTTAGCAACCACGGCTCCTGGGCACCCGGTGCGCAGCGCTTCGACCTCGCCGCCACCCGCCCCGCGCAGGTGCTCGCCACCATGCACGCCGCCCTCGACTGGCTAGAGGGGCTCGGCTTTGAGAACCTCTGGGCACGCCAAAAAGCGCTCACCGACCATGTCAAGGGCCGCATCTTAGAGATGCCCGAGCGCTTCACCCTGCTCACGCCGCTGGAGTTTGAGAAGTCGTCAGCGCTGACCAGTATCCAGATTGCGGGCAAGACCGGCGAGCAGATCGGGGCGTTTGCGGGCAAGATGCTCGAGGAGAAGCGTGCTTTTCTGCGCCCCGTGCCCGAGTTCGACGCCCTACGCCTCTCGATGGCCTACTACAACACCGAGGAAGACTTCGAGCGCGCCTTTGCGATGCTCGCCGAGCTGTAG
- a CDS encoding sigma-70 family RNA polymerase sigma factor, whose translation MTGTTKTAGTPEAESSRHVSFHGDAELARRAAEGDTGAFGLLVARYQRPMAALISRMTRRSDDVDDIVQELFLRAWRGLPRFRGESQFSTWLYRIAVNTAIKHKQKSKSELLQALPTEETGGGLEQLKASEETDPVTQAQRGERERLLRDAVMRLPEKQRVVVQLHYFEGKSCEEISQIIGCSVGTVWSRLHYACKRLRSVLGESF comes from the coding sequence ATGACTGGCACTACCAAAACCGCAGGCACCCCTGAGGCAGAGTCCTCTCGCCATGTAAGCTTCCATGGCGACGCGGAGCTGGCACGCCGGGCTGCGGAGGGCGATACGGGAGCCTTTGGTCTGCTGGTAGCCCGCTACCAGCGCCCCATGGCGGCGCTCATCTCGCGCATGACGCGGCGCTCGGACGACGTGGACGATATCGTTCAGGAGCTTTTCTTACGGGCTTGGCGGGGTCTGCCGCGCTTCCGTGGCGAGAGTCAGTTCTCCACGTGGCTCTACCGGATCGCGGTCAATACGGCCATCAAGCACAAACAAAAATCGAAATCGGAGCTCCTTCAGGCACTCCCGACCGAGGAGACCGGCGGTGGCCTAGAGCAGCTCAAGGCGTCGGAGGAGACCGATCCGGTCACTCAGGCACAGCGCGGGGAGCGCGAGCGTCTCCTGCGCGACGCCGTGATGCGCCTGCCCGAGAAGCAGCGTGTCGTGGTTCAACTGCATTATTTTGAGGGTAAATCCTGTGAGGAGATCAGCCAGATCATCGGCTGCTCCGTCGGTACAGTCTGGTCCCGGCTGCACTACGCCTGTAAGCGCCTGCGGTCGGTACTGGGGGAATCATTTTAA
- a CDS encoding ABC transporter ATP-binding protein produces MSSSTRMLRVENLGKLYRIAPRGTRPGTLTENLLSALRGKQPPKEDFWAVRNLSFDVHQGEVVGLIGHNGAGKSTLLKLLSRITEPTEGEIALYGRVGSLLEVGTGFHPELTGRENVFMNGAILGMSRKEIESRFDEIIDFAGPRVALHLDSPVKRYSSGMTMRLGFAVAANLNPEILIVDEVLAVGDAEFQKKCLGKMQEVAGSGRTVFFVSHNLAAVTALCNRALLLHGGQLHEDGPVARVAATYQLMTRSGADLGGDLTHAQRSGSGAGRFLSLGVQPFAPDGTPQPLVYNGHAVQFELTVQAEQVLTDAAVTLWIADSNTYRLIDCSSALHGKLVRLEPGETARVRFTLGELLLKPGLYTLGVSLGRPEIEDFDTIEHAGTLEVAVDPDAAQATLTLPGAYTCRYKTELIPGSDVLLSPPADASGLQAA; encoded by the coding sequence ATGTCATCTAGCACCCGCATGCTCCGGGTCGAGAACCTGGGAAAGCTTTACCGAATCGCCCCCCGCGGGACTCGTCCTGGCACCCTGACCGAGAACTTGCTATCGGCGCTCCGTGGCAAGCAGCCCCCCAAAGAGGACTTCTGGGCGGTGCGTAACCTGAGCTTCGATGTCCATCAAGGCGAGGTGGTCGGGCTGATCGGGCACAATGGGGCGGGCAAGTCCACGCTGCTGAAGCTGCTCTCGCGCATCACGGAGCCCACTGAGGGGGAGATCGCGCTCTATGGACGAGTCGGGAGCCTTCTGGAAGTAGGGACGGGCTTTCACCCGGAGCTGACGGGCCGGGAGAATGTCTTTATGAACGGCGCGATCCTAGGGATGAGCCGCAAGGAGATCGAGAGCCGCTTCGACGAGATCATCGACTTTGCCGGCCCACGGGTCGCGCTGCACCTAGACTCCCCCGTCAAGCGGTACTCGTCGGGGATGACCATGCGCCTGGGCTTCGCGGTGGCGGCGAACCTGAACCCGGAGATTCTGATTGTCGATGAAGTCTTAGCCGTGGGCGATGCGGAGTTTCAGAAGAAGTGCCTGGGCAAGATGCAGGAGGTGGCGGGCAGTGGGCGAACCGTGTTCTTTGTGAGCCATAACCTCGCCGCGGTCACCGCGCTCTGCAACCGTGCCCTGCTCCTGCACGGCGGGCAGCTCCACGAAGACGGCCCCGTGGCCCGGGTGGCGGCGACCTACCAGCTCATGACCCGCTCCGGTGCGGACCTCGGCGGCGACCTGACCCATGCCCAGCGCTCGGGCAGTGGTGCGGGGCGCTTTCTCTCGCTCGGGGTCCAACCCTTCGCCCCCGATGGCACGCCCCAGCCCCTGGTCTACAACGGCCATGCGGTGCAGTTTGAGCTGACGGTCCAGGCCGAGCAGGTCCTCACCGATGCCGCGGTCACCCTCTGGATCGCCGACTCCAATACCTACCGCCTGATCGATTGCTCATCGGCGCTGCACGGTAAGCTGGTCCGCCTAGAGCCCGGTGAGACCGCCCGTGTCCGCTTCACCCTCGGTGAGCTGCTCCTCAAGCCGGGCCTCTACACGCTCGGGGTCTCCCTGGGCCGCCCGGAGATCGAGGACTTCGATACCATCGAGCACGCCGGCACCCTGGAGGTGGCCGTGGACCCCGATGCCGCGCAGGCAACCCTCACCCTCCCCGGCGCCTACACCTGCCGCTACAAGACCGAGCTAATCCCCGGCAGCGACGTTCTTCTCAGCCCTCCCGCGGATGCGTCGGGGCTCCAAGCCGCGTAG